From the Kineosporia sp. NBRC 101731 genome, one window contains:
- a CDS encoding FAD-dependent monooxygenase, whose translation MMHVVVVGGGIGGLATAIGVAALGHRITVLERSPEFSELGAGIQIAPNGLHALDRLGVGDLVRRRAVRIEELRFMDGLSGAAVARMPLTGQYQERFGQPYLVVHRGELHTALLQRCRQNRLITLRAGCPVTGYRHEQDRRAQVRVQLADGGDVEGDVVIGADGVRSTVRRQLLDDGEPLVSGITVYRSIVPRDEVPDRLWNSAVTWWAGPGRHFVHYPIAGGDYLNLAPSHQDGASTAVSGVPVEASRVTSIFAEFAPQARELLELGRDWRSWVLVDRDPQATWCDGQVALLGDAAHPMLHYAAQGACQALEDVVVLSDHLARLGPDPGPEPLRTALRRYAEGRKRRTAAITRAARRSTELWHAAGEAATARNDLLARMSVQELHDGVAWMHGTTEFDQEVPAVPEFLVGTGA comes from the coding sequence CTGATGCACGTCGTCGTGGTCGGCGGCGGCATCGGCGGGCTGGCCACGGCGATCGGCGTCGCCGCCCTCGGCCACCGGATCACCGTCCTGGAACGCAGCCCGGAGTTCAGCGAACTGGGCGCCGGGATCCAGATCGCGCCCAACGGTCTGCACGCCCTGGATCGTCTGGGGGTCGGCGACCTGGTGCGCCGGCGTGCGGTGCGGATCGAGGAACTGCGTTTCATGGACGGCCTGAGCGGAGCAGCCGTGGCCCGGATGCCCCTCACCGGGCAATACCAAGAACGTTTCGGGCAGCCCTATCTCGTGGTGCACCGCGGTGAGCTGCACACCGCCCTGCTGCAGCGCTGCCGGCAGAACCGGCTGATCACCCTGCGCGCGGGGTGCCCGGTCACCGGCTACCGGCACGAGCAGGACCGGCGGGCCCAGGTGCGGGTCCAGCTGGCCGACGGCGGTGACGTGGAGGGCGATGTGGTGATCGGCGCCGACGGCGTGCGCTCGACGGTACGCCGCCAGCTGCTCGACGACGGAGAGCCCTTGGTCTCGGGCATCACCGTGTACCGCTCGATCGTACCGCGCGACGAGGTCCCCGACCGGTTGTGGAACAGCGCCGTGACCTGGTGGGCCGGTCCCGGGCGGCATTTCGTTCACTACCCGATCGCCGGCGGCGACTACCTGAACCTGGCGCCCAGCCATCAAGACGGCGCCAGCACCGCCGTCTCCGGGGTCCCCGTGGAGGCTTCCCGAGTCACCTCGATCTTCGCGGAGTTCGCCCCGCAGGCCCGGGAACTGCTGGAACTGGGCCGGGACTGGCGCTCCTGGGTGCTGGTCGACCGGGACCCGCAGGCGACCTGGTGCGACGGCCAGGTGGCTTTGCTGGGTGATGCGGCCCATCCGATGCTGCACTACGCCGCCCAGGGCGCATGCCAGGCACTGGAGGACGTGGTGGTGCTCAGCGATCATCTGGCACGCCTGGGGCCAGACCCCGGCCCGGAACCCTTACGGACCGCGCTGCGACGGTATGCCGAGGGCAGAAAGCGCCGCACCGCAGCCATCACTCGGGCCGCCCGTCGCAGTACCGAGCTGTGGCATGCGGCCGGCGAGGCGGCCACGGCCCGCAACGACCTGCTGGCAAGGATGTCCGTACAGGAACTTCACGACGGTGTGGCCTGGATGCACGGAACCACCGAGTTCGACCAGGAGGTACCGGCTGTCCCGGAGTTCCTGGTCGGGACAGGCGCCTAA
- a CDS encoding NAD(P)H-dependent oxidoreductase, with protein MNVRLAVVVYSATGNTHLLGAAAAEAGQKAGAQVRLRVIPDLVEHPPTTDEEASTSHRERIAHVPHASVDDLVWADAIMVGTPVRFGLPAAPVLHFVDTTAKPSIAGQLDRKVVSVFTSGSAPHGGQVSAILALHNAFCHWGALIVSSGSTEPLLFRPANGNPYGASNVSRNEPGNVDPDNLGAAEFLARRTVGIARALVQGDRPAQT; from the coding sequence ATGAACGTCAGGCTTGCCGTGGTGGTTTACTCGGCGACCGGAAACACCCATCTGCTCGGGGCGGCCGCCGCCGAGGCCGGCCAGAAGGCCGGGGCCCAGGTGCGTCTGCGGGTGATCCCCGATCTGGTCGAGCATCCGCCGACCACCGACGAGGAGGCCTCGACGTCGCACCGCGAGCGCATCGCCCACGTGCCGCACGCCAGTGTGGACGATCTCGTCTGGGCCGACGCCATCATGGTCGGCACACCGGTGCGGTTCGGGCTGCCGGCAGCACCGGTGCTGCACTTCGTCGACACCACGGCCAAACCGTCCATCGCCGGGCAGCTCGACCGTAAGGTGGTCTCGGTGTTCACCTCGGGCTCGGCACCGCACGGTGGGCAGGTCAGCGCGATCCTGGCGCTGCACAACGCCTTCTGCCACTGGGGGGCGCTGATCGTCTCCAGCGGGTCGACCGAGCCGCTGCTGTTCCGCCCGGCCAACGGCAACCCGTACGGCGCGAGCAATGTCTCCCGCAACGAGCCGGGCAACGTCGATCCGGACAACCTGGGGGCCGCGGAGTTTCTGGCCCGCCGCACGGTGGGCATCGCGCGCGCCCTGGTGCAGGGCGATCGGCCCGCCCAGACCTGA
- a CDS encoding 3-deoxy-7-phosphoheptulonate synthase has product MSDVSTLNPAVPVHRAGHRSRNPHHPDPRTDGRSRRGGQSPWNGTTDPATFRQLMDELGALPTRQQPLWPDPDVLHSVHRELLERAPLVRPAEVDLLSSHLSRVAAGRVHVLQAGDCAEDPEQSSPTHVIRKAGLLDTLAGALRMSTGKPVVRVGRIAGQYVKPRSQTSENVQGTELPVFRGHMVNSPLPGLLHRLPDPRRILLCHDAAAGVMQALRSQLPHGAGVDSPVWTSHEALLLDYEVPALRRLDDGRLLLTSTHWPWIGERTRHPDGAHVELLSRVANPVACKVGPQMSAAELLTLCERLDPRRRPGRLTLIARIGADLAGSRLPDLVKVVREEGYPVIWMCDPMHGNTISSPRGRKTRLITSLIEEVRQFRRAVEENGGAAGGLHLEATPDAVTECVADAAHLAAVDAPDAAYLTACDPRLSMSQALSVISAWEN; this is encoded by the coding sequence GTGTCCGACGTCAGCACCCTGAACCCGGCCGTGCCCGTGCACCGGGCCGGCCACCGCTCCAGAAACCCGCACCATCCCGATCCGCGCACCGACGGCCGATCCCGCCGCGGCGGGCAGTCCCCCTGGAACGGGACCACCGACCCGGCCACGTTCCGCCAGTTGATGGACGAGCTCGGCGCCCTGCCCACCCGGCAACAGCCGCTGTGGCCCGACCCGGACGTCCTGCACTCGGTGCACCGGGAACTGCTGGAGCGCGCCCCTCTGGTGCGCCCGGCCGAGGTGGACCTGCTCAGCTCGCACCTGAGCCGGGTGGCCGCCGGGCGGGTGCACGTACTGCAGGCCGGGGACTGTGCCGAAGATCCCGAGCAGTCCTCCCCCACCCACGTCATCCGCAAGGCAGGCCTGCTGGACACCCTGGCCGGGGCGCTGCGGATGAGCACCGGTAAGCCCGTGGTGCGGGTCGGGCGGATCGCCGGCCAGTATGTCAAACCCCGTTCCCAGACCAGCGAGAACGTCCAGGGCACAGAACTTCCGGTGTTCCGCGGGCACATGGTCAACTCCCCCCTGCCGGGCCTGCTGCACCGCCTGCCCGACCCCCGGCGGATACTGCTGTGCCACGACGCCGCGGCGGGGGTGATGCAGGCCCTGCGCTCACAGCTACCGCACGGCGCCGGGGTCGACTCCCCGGTGTGGACCAGCCATGAGGCCCTGCTGCTGGACTACGAGGTGCCCGCCCTGCGCCGGCTCGACGACGGCCGGCTGCTGCTGACCTCCACCCATTGGCCGTGGATCGGCGAGCGCACCCGGCACCCCGACGGGGCACACGTGGAATTGCTCTCCCGGGTGGCCAATCCCGTGGCCTGCAAGGTGGGCCCACAGATGTCGGCCGCCGAGCTACTGACCCTGTGCGAACGTCTGGACCCGAGGCGCCGTCCCGGCCGACTCACCCTGATCGCGCGGATCGGGGCCGACCTGGCCGGCAGCCGACTGCCCGACCTGGTGAAAGTGGTTCGGGAAGAGGGCTATCCGGTGATCTGGATGTGCGACCCGATGCACGGCAACACCATCTCCTCACCCCGCGGACGCAAGACGCGTCTGATTACGTCGCTGATCGAGGAGGTGCGCCAGTTCCGCCGCGCGGTGGAGGAGAACGGCGGCGCGGCGGGCGGGCTGCATCTGGAAGCCACTCCCGACGCCGTCACCGAATGCGTGGCCGACGCGGCACATCTGGCCGCGGTCGACGCGCCGGACGCCGCCTACCTGACCGCCTGCGACCCCCGACTGAGCATGTCCCAAGCGCTTTCCGTCATCTCGGCCTGGGAGAACTGA
- a CDS encoding 2,3-dihydro-2,3-dihydroxybenzoate dehydrogenase has product MTDSPFRARSAFVTGAAGGIGSVVAQTLAALGTRVAAVDHDADRLEEFVGGLTSQGLWVEALQADLTDAKQVEHVVSEAERRLGPTDYLVNGAGVLHLGQAHGLTDDEWAHTFDVNVTGTFHVCRAVVNRMLTRRRGAVVTIASNAAQTPRTGMAAYAASKAAAAMYTKCLGLEVAGHGIRCNVVAPGSTHTPMLTGMWHDESGRQETLGGRLDTYRLGIPLGKLALPQDIAEAVVFLLSDRAGHITLQTLTVDGGATLGV; this is encoded by the coding sequence ATGACCGACAGCCCGTTCCGGGCCCGGTCCGCGTTCGTCACCGGGGCGGCCGGTGGCATCGGATCCGTGGTCGCGCAAACCCTGGCCGCCCTCGGCACCCGGGTGGCGGCGGTGGACCACGACGCCGATCGGCTCGAGGAATTCGTCGGCGGCCTGACCTCGCAAGGCTTGTGGGTGGAGGCCCTGCAGGCCGACCTGACCGACGCCAAGCAGGTCGAGCACGTGGTGTCAGAGGCCGAGCGTCGGCTGGGACCGACCGACTACCTGGTCAACGGGGCCGGGGTGCTGCACCTGGGGCAGGCCCACGGTCTGACCGACGATGAGTGGGCCCACACGTTCGACGTGAACGTCACCGGCACCTTCCACGTCTGCCGGGCGGTGGTGAACCGGATGCTCACCCGACGGCGCGGTGCCGTGGTCACCATCGCCTCCAATGCCGCGCAGACCCCGCGTACCGGCATGGCCGCCTACGCGGCCTCGAAGGCAGCGGCGGCCATGTACACCAAGTGCCTGGGGCTGGAGGTCGCCGGGCACGGGATCCGCTGCAACGTGGTTGCCCCGGGCTCCACCCACACCCCGATGCTGACCGGCATGTGGCACGACGAATCCGGTCGCCAGGAGACACTGGGCGGGCGGCTGGACACCTATCGACTCGGCATCCCGCTGGGGAAACTGGCTCTCCCGCAAGACATCGCGGAGGCCGTGGTCTTCCTGCTCTCCGACCGGGCCGGCCACATCACACTCCAGACCCTGACCGTCGACGGCGGCGCCACCCTGGGCGTCTGA
- a CDS encoding isochorismatase family protein, with protein sequence MRSIAPIQPYPLPSEGDLPTNVATWQVDPARAVLLVHDLQHFFLRPFPRPLRDQLLARAGELLAWARGHGVQVAYSLQPGAMTPQQRGLLADVWGPGMSARPDDRGVPAPIAPREDDWQLTKWRYSAFVRSGLREQIQASGRDQLVVCGVYAHVGVLMTLADAFQHDVQTFLVADATGDFSLRDHRLALDYAASACAVVTTTKRVAP encoded by the coding sequence GTGCGAAGCATTGCCCCGATCCAGCCCTATCCCCTCCCCTCGGAGGGCGACCTTCCGACCAATGTGGCTACCTGGCAAGTCGATCCGGCGCGGGCGGTATTGCTGGTACACGACCTGCAGCACTTCTTCCTGCGGCCGTTCCCCAGGCCGCTGCGCGACCAGCTCCTGGCCCGGGCCGGTGAGCTGCTGGCCTGGGCGCGCGGTCACGGGGTGCAGGTGGCCTACAGCCTGCAGCCGGGCGCGATGACGCCGCAGCAACGCGGCCTGCTCGCCGACGTGTGGGGGCCGGGCATGAGCGCGCGGCCCGACGATCGGGGCGTGCCCGCTCCGATCGCACCACGCGAGGACGACTGGCAGCTCACGAAATGGCGCTACAGCGCGTTCGTCCGTTCCGGTCTGCGCGAGCAGATCCAGGCGTCCGGCCGCGACCAGCTGGTGGTGTGCGGGGTGTACGCCCACGTGGGGGTGCTGATGACGTTGGCCGATGCCTTCCAGCACGACGTGCAGACGTTCCTGGTCGCCGACGCCACCGGTGACTTCTCCCTCCGGGATCACCGTCTGGCCCTGGACTACGCGGCCAGTGCCTGTGCGGTAGTCACCACCACGAAACGGGTCGCGCCATGA
- a CDS encoding anthranilate synthase family protein → MSDLLDTVLADTGSPFALLHRPGGHPAGAGVLEVLTGSFSGHERLAEVPQAPRVLVLVPFRQVTERGFTALEDDAQLLAMPVQGYAEVDLDMALRRLPDQPVKLRRAGFDTDDESYRHLVASVLKNEIGAGEGANFVIKRSFEADLEGYSPAQALSFFRRLLENEKGSYWTFLVHTGDRTLVGASPEQHVALRHGTVSMNPISGTYRYPRSGPSLEGLLHFLGDRKETEELYMVLDEELKMMARICPGGGRVAGPFLREMAQLAHTEYLIHGHSNGDPRDILRETLLAPTVTGSPLQNACEVIARYETRGRGYYSGVLGLIEREPDGAAALDSTILIRTSDIDASGHLRLDVGATLVRHSDPDAEVAETVAKAAGPLAALDGRPAQRFSAHPSVTSALAGRNSDIAAFWLSGAAPEEHIGSLSGARVLVIDAEDTFTAMLAQQLRFLGLEVDLVPHHRAAPLDAHDLVILGPGPGDPRDRTDARIGRLHEATEHLLTARRPFLAVCLSHQVLGLGLGLPVRRRDTPSQGLQRHVEVFGRAEKVGFYNAFAVFSDHAAFTHRQAGPVRVDRDTVTGEVHAMQGELFASMQFHPESVLTRDGVRILGSVVGRLLDRMPSQGGVR, encoded by the coding sequence ATGAGTGATCTTCTGGACACCGTGCTGGCGGACACCGGTTCACCCTTCGCCCTCTTGCACCGGCCTGGCGGGCATCCTGCGGGTGCCGGGGTGCTGGAGGTCCTGACCGGGTCCTTCAGCGGGCACGAACGGCTGGCCGAGGTGCCGCAGGCGCCGCGAGTGCTGGTCCTGGTGCCCTTCCGGCAGGTCACCGAGCGCGGGTTCACAGCGCTGGAGGACGACGCGCAGTTGCTGGCCATGCCGGTGCAGGGGTACGCCGAGGTGGATCTGGACATGGCTCTGCGCCGGCTGCCGGACCAGCCGGTCAAGCTGCGCCGGGCCGGTTTCGACACCGATGACGAAAGCTACCGGCATCTGGTGGCCTCGGTACTGAAGAACGAGATCGGCGCTGGTGAGGGCGCAAACTTCGTCATCAAGCGCTCCTTCGAGGCCGATCTGGAGGGGTACTCCCCCGCCCAGGCGCTGTCGTTCTTCCGGCGGCTGCTGGAGAACGAGAAGGGCTCCTACTGGACGTTTCTGGTGCACACCGGCGACCGGACCCTGGTGGGAGCCAGTCCCGAACAGCACGTGGCGCTGCGGCACGGCACGGTCTCGATGAACCCGATCAGCGGCACGTACCGCTATCCACGCAGCGGGCCCAGCCTGGAAGGGCTGCTGCATTTCCTCGGCGACCGCAAGGAGACCGAGGAGCTGTACATGGTGCTGGACGAGGAACTCAAGATGATGGCCCGCATCTGTCCGGGCGGCGGACGGGTGGCCGGGCCGTTCCTGCGCGAGATGGCGCAGCTGGCCCATACCGAGTACCTGATCCACGGGCACAGCAACGGCGATCCGCGCGACATCCTGCGCGAGACGCTACTGGCGCCCACCGTCACCGGCAGCCCGCTGCAGAACGCGTGCGAGGTGATCGCCCGTTACGAGACCCGCGGTCGCGGCTACTACAGCGGTGTGCTGGGCCTGATCGAGCGCGAGCCCGACGGCGCGGCGGCCCTGGACTCCACCATCCTGATCCGCACCAGCGACATCGACGCGTCCGGGCACCTACGCCTGGACGTGGGCGCCACGCTGGTGCGCCATTCCGACCCGGACGCCGAGGTGGCCGAGACGGTGGCCAAGGCGGCCGGGCCGCTGGCCGCCCTGGACGGGCGCCCGGCGCAGCGGTTCTCGGCCCATCCCAGCGTCACCAGCGCCTTGGCCGGACGCAACAGCGACATCGCGGCCTTCTGGCTGTCCGGGGCGGCGCCCGAGGAGCACATCGGCAGCCTGTCCGGGGCCCGAGTCCTGGTGATCGACGCGGAGGACACCTTCACCGCGATGCTGGCCCAGCAGTTGCGCTTCCTGGGTCTGGAGGTGGACCTGGTGCCGCATCACCGGGCCGCTCCGTTGGACGCGCATGACCTGGTCATTCTAGGGCCGGGGCCGGGCGACCCCCGCGATCGCACGGACGCCCGGATCGGGCGTCTGCACGAGGCAACCGAGCACCTCCTGACCGCGCGGCGACCGTTCCTGGCCGTCTGCCTGAGCCATCAGGTACTCGGGCTCGGCCTGGGCCTGCCGGTGCGTCGGCGGGACACACCCAGCCAGGGACTCCAGCGCCACGTCGAGGTGTTCGGCCGGGCCGAGAAGGTGGGTTTCTACAACGCGTTCGCGGTCTTCTCCGATCACGCGGCCTTCACCCACCGGCAGGCCGGGCCGGTGCGCGTGGACCGCGACACGGTGACCGGGGAGGTCCACGCGATGCAGGGCGAGTTGTTCGCGTCCATGCAGTTCCACCCCGAATCGGTACTCACCCGGGACGGGGTACGCATCCTGGGCAGCGTGGTGGGACGCCTGCTGGACCGGATGCCCAGCCAGGGGGGTGTGCGGTGA
- a CDS encoding ketoacyl-ACP synthase III encodes MITTHLESGVALSLGILGTGSHLPARVVKNDEIAPAAGVDDAWITLKTGIQSRHWVDPHEATSDLAVAAARAALEDAGLEAPDVSLVVVATSTPDVPQPATAALVANALGTRPGTAAFDLNAVCSSWVLALSAAQGLLAGARRPGPALVIGADVYSRILDPTDRRTVALFGDGAGAVVLGASRHRRQVASRLAGFSSAHDLITVPAGGSRRPASVQTLERGEHYFTMRGRDVRTFVEESVAPAITAFLGELGLKAAAVAHFVPHQANGPMIEKLGGLAGFRPDQIRSYLADTGNTGAASLPVALDRLARSGRPAPGDLVLLAGFGGGMSLGLTLLRW; translated from the coding sequence GTGATCACCACCCACCTGGAGTCGGGCGTCGCTCTTTCCCTGGGGATCCTGGGAACCGGCAGTCACCTGCCCGCGCGGGTGGTCAAGAATGACGAGATCGCCCCCGCGGCGGGGGTGGACGACGCCTGGATCACCCTCAAGACAGGGATTCAGTCCCGGCACTGGGTGGATCCGCACGAGGCCACCTCCGACCTTGCGGTGGCGGCCGCCCGGGCCGCCCTGGAGGACGCCGGGCTCGAGGCGCCCGACGTTTCCCTGGTCGTGGTGGCCACCTCCACACCGGACGTGCCGCAGCCGGCCACGGCCGCGCTGGTCGCCAACGCCCTGGGGACCCGGCCGGGCACGGCCGCGTTCGACCTGAACGCGGTGTGCAGCAGTTGGGTGCTGGCCCTGTCGGCGGCCCAGGGCCTGCTGGCCGGGGCCCGGCGGCCGGGGCCGGCCCTGGTCATCGGGGCTGACGTCTACTCCCGCATCCTCGATCCCACCGACCGGCGCACCGTGGCGCTGTTCGGAGACGGCGCCGGGGCGGTGGTGCTGGGTGCCTCCCGGCACCGCCGTCAGGTGGCCAGCCGGCTGGCCGGTTTCAGCTCCGCGCACGACCTGATCACCGTGCCGGCCGGAGGTAGCCGGCGACCGGCCTCGGTGCAGACCCTGGAACGTGGGGAGCACTACTTCACCATGCGCGGGCGGGATGTGCGCACGTTCGTCGAGGAATCGGTGGCCCCTGCGATCACCGCGTTCCTCGGGGAACTGGGCCTGAAGGCCGCTGCGGTGGCCCACTTCGTGCCGCACCAGGCCAATGGCCCGATGATCGAGAAATTGGGCGGCCTGGCGGGTTTCCGACCCGACCAGATCCGTTCGTACCTGGCCGACACCGGTAACACCGGCGCCGCGTCCCTGCCTGTCGCCCTGGACCGGCTGGCCCGGTCCGGGCGCCCGGCCCCCGGCGACCTGGTGCTGCTGGCCGGGTTCGGCGGCGGGATGAGCCTCGGCCTGACCCTGCTGCGCTGGTGA
- a CDS encoding arylamine N-acetyltransferase: MDQRTIDAYLARIGARRPARPDLESLRHLQERHVLSVPFENLGYHLDEPIHLDEKVLTKIVTEHRGGGCYEVNPALGLLLQALGYQVDLLPGRVYRGGALGPPFCHLALRVHLEDEDWLVDAGFGRNSRRPLRIVEPAPQSDPHGEYLLSPTQDGGGLEVRRNGEPLYQLDLHPARPADFGPTLWWWRTSPQSPFLQDLFCTLATPQGRVTLKGSTLVRLEEGRRVVEELPDETAVLAAYKQHFGIHLDRAPVAPLVAADVTGPVGIQA, translated from the coding sequence GTGGACCAGAGAACGATCGACGCCTACCTGGCCCGCATCGGCGCCCGGCGACCGGCCCGGCCCGATCTGGAGAGCCTGCGCCACCTTCAGGAACGGCACGTGCTGTCGGTGCCGTTCGAGAACCTGGGGTACCACCTGGACGAGCCCATCCACCTGGACGAGAAGGTGCTCACCAAGATCGTCACAGAGCATCGCGGCGGTGGCTGCTACGAGGTCAACCCCGCGCTCGGGTTGTTGCTGCAGGCCCTGGGCTACCAGGTCGATCTGCTGCCCGGGCGGGTCTACCGCGGAGGCGCGCTCGGCCCACCGTTCTGCCACCTGGCCCTGCGGGTGCACTTGGAGGACGAGGACTGGCTGGTGGACGCCGGTTTCGGCCGCAACAGCCGCCGGCCGCTGCGCATCGTCGAACCGGCCCCGCAGTCGGACCCGCACGGGGAGTACCTGCTCAGCCCCACCCAGGACGGCGGCGGCCTGGAGGTGCGGCGAAACGGCGAGCCGCTGTACCAGCTCGATTTGCACCCGGCCCGGCCCGCGGACTTCGGCCCTACGCTCTGGTGGTGGCGCACCAGCCCGCAGTCGCCGTTCCTGCAGGACCTGTTCTGCACCCTGGCCACCCCGCAGGGCCGGGTCACGCTGAAGGGCAGCACCCTGGTCCGGCTGGAGGAAGGTCGGCGCGTGGTGGAGGAACTGCCCGACGAGACCGCCGTACTGGCCGCCTACAAGCAGCACTTCGGCATCCACCTGGACCGGGCCCCGGTGGCCCCCCTGGTCGCGGCCGACGTCACCGGCCCGGTCGGGATCCAGGCATGA
- a CDS encoding DUF4440 domain-containing protein yields the protein MSAHRPHDLPAVFAAAFNSGDQARLEPLYEPTAILVPQPGLVLSGEQRRAGTAAVLGRGLPITTTLRHVLAGPDIALLISDFRFDGTGPNGQANHARGVATDVARRAPDGTWRYVISWPQEDPERPGHPALDIRQVQA from the coding sequence ATGAGCGCCCACCGGCCCCACGATCTGCCCGCCGTGTTCGCGGCGGCGTTCAACAGCGGCGACCAGGCGCGGCTGGAGCCGCTGTACGAGCCGACAGCGATCCTCGTGCCCCAGCCGGGTCTGGTCCTGAGCGGTGAGCAGCGCCGGGCTGGCACCGCCGCCGTCCTGGGCCGCGGCCTGCCGATCACCACCACCCTGCGGCACGTGCTGGCCGGTCCCGATATTGCGCTGCTGATCAGCGATTTCCGGTTCGACGGCACCGGGCCGAACGGGCAGGCGAACCACGCCCGCGGGGTCGCCACCGACGTCGCCCGGCGCGCGCCCGACGGCACCTGGCGATACGTCATCAGCTGGCCCCAGGAAGACCCGGAACGCCCCGGTCATCCCGCCCTCGACATCCGGCAGGTTCAAGCATGA
- a CDS encoding aldehyde dehydrogenase family protein, with translation MAPTLTPATTGDLAMIDAMGPGRDYYRTRQRLTVNDVAGAPLAQLSLVPPLYVGRALEALRRTRPLPQDERIAAMARAADVFEQATVAGLDPVRYREIVSRVSGVPVTVVDNAVNSIAEVLRGIAENGFEARPQGAVGHWRDPRTRAAESGRAVWTRRGEVLAVHAAGNHPGPHGLWPEALALGYRVAVRPSQREPFTGHRLITALRSSGFDSDQVIFLPTDHAGAGQILERADLGMVYGGDEVVRKYAWDTRVLPQGPGRAKILITAEQDWREHLDTIVTSVAGEAGVACINATALLVEGDPRPLAGAIAERLAHLPSLPPQHPSAALPVQPLAQARALEQYLQRAARDAEPVLGGEGIVHELGDGSAVLRPAVHLVGNSRDPRLGIELPFPCVWVAPWSRADPLVPLQHSLVLTAITTDEDLIGDLVDDPTIANVHVGDHPTHWMRPGVPHDSYLGEFLMRTKTVIRE, from the coding sequence ATGGCCCCGACCCTCACGCCGGCCACCACCGGAGACCTGGCGATGATCGACGCCATGGGCCCCGGCCGGGATTATTACCGCACCCGGCAGCGGCTGACGGTGAACGATGTCGCAGGCGCCCCCCTGGCCCAGCTGAGCCTGGTCCCGCCGCTGTACGTGGGGCGCGCGCTGGAGGCGCTGCGACGGACACGCCCGCTGCCGCAGGACGAACGGATCGCCGCGATGGCCCGGGCGGCGGATGTGTTCGAGCAGGCCACGGTGGCGGGACTGGACCCGGTGCGGTACCGCGAGATCGTCTCCCGGGTCTCGGGGGTTCCGGTCACGGTCGTCGACAACGCCGTGAACTCGATCGCCGAGGTGCTGCGCGGCATCGCCGAGAACGGGTTCGAGGCGCGGCCCCAGGGCGCGGTCGGGCACTGGCGCGACCCGCGCACCCGGGCGGCCGAGTCCGGACGGGCGGTCTGGACCCGCCGGGGCGAGGTGCTCGCCGTGCACGCGGCCGGCAACCATCCAGGTCCGCACGGGCTGTGGCCGGAGGCCCTGGCGCTGGGTTACCGGGTGGCGGTGCGCCCCTCCCAGCGCGAGCCGTTCACCGGGCACCGGCTGATCACGGCCCTGCGGAGCAGTGGTTTCGACTCCGACCAGGTGATCTTCCTGCCCACCGACCACGCCGGGGCCGGGCAGATCCTGGAGCGGGCCGACCTGGGAATGGTTTACGGCGGTGACGAGGTGGTGAGGAAGTACGCCTGGGACACACGGGTGCTGCCGCAGGGTCCGGGCCGGGCCAAGATCCTGATCACAGCCGAGCAGGACTGGCGCGAACACCTCGACACCATCGTCACCTCGGTGGCCGGCGAGGCCGGTGTGGCCTGCATCAACGCGACCGCCCTGCTGGTCGAGGGCGACCCCCGGCCGCTGGCCGGGGCGATCGCCGAGCGACTGGCGCACCTGCCGTCGCTGCCGCCACAGCATCCGTCGGCCGCCCTGCCGGTGCAGCCGCTGGCCCAGGCCCGGGCCCTGGAGCAGTACCTGCAGCGGGCCGCCCGGGATGCCGAGCCGGTCCTCGGGGGCGAGGGCATTGTGCACGAGCTGGGCGACGGCAGCGCCGTGCTCCGGCCGGCCGTCCATCTGGTGGGAAACTCCCGGGACCCCCGGCTGGGTATCGAATTACCGTTTCCCTGCGTCTGGGTGGCTCCGTGGAGCCGGGCCGATCCGCTCGTGCCCCTGCAGCACTCGCTGGTCCTGACCGCGATCACGACCGACGAGGACCTGATCGGCGATCTGGTCGACGATCCGACGATCGCCAACGTGCACGTCGGTGACCATCCGACGCACTGGATGCGGCCGGGGGTGCCGCACGATTCGTACCTGGGTGAGTTCCTGATGCGCACCAAGACCGTCATCAGGGAGTGA